A DNA window from Anas acuta chromosome 4, bAnaAcu1.1, whole genome shotgun sequence contains the following coding sequences:
- the FGFBP1 gene encoding fibroblast growth factor-binding protein 1: MRIKNFGLLCVLILVSQMLLTSCERQKERKKGRQGIEDGKKQTESNQEKEKGRKPKGGKASPKGKFKTKENAECTWAVTSMDAATIRVECTNSNSKFWCEFSGDPSTCPHYAANQKSYWKQVSRSLKKQKQICQDPRSILKSKVCRKGPQSAHLILTRSSLLPSVSPAKGDATHHKKEVAQVPAAASEPGKQLEHSSQDCVEDVDYIDQKKVAEEYCPESLLSFCNFFITMVQDKKC, encoded by the coding sequence ATGAGAATCAAAAACTTTGGACTTCTTTGTGTGTTGATTCTGGTCTCCCAGATGCTACTAACCAGCtgtgaaagacagaaggaaagaaaaaagggaagacaAGGCATAGAAGACggaaaaaaacagactgaatcaaaccaagagaaagaaaaagggcgGAAgccaaaaggaggaaaagcatCTCCTAAAGGCAaatttaaaaccaaagaaaatgctgagtGTACATGGGCAGTGACCAGCATGGATGCTGCTACCATACGAGTTGAGTGCaccaacagcaacagcaagttCTGGTGTGAGTTCTCTGGAGACCCTTCCACCTGTCCACACTACGCAGCAAACCAGAAATCCTACTGGAAGCAAGTCTCCCGATCCttaaagaagcagaagcagatcTGTCAGGACCCCAGAAGCATCCTCAAATCCAAAGTGTGCAGGAAAGGCCCACAAAGTGCTCACCTCATACTGACACGCTCAAGCCTCCTGCCGTCAGTGAGTCCTGCGAAAGGGGATGCAACCCACCACAAAAAAGAAGTGGCACAGGTCCCAGCCGCTGCCTCTGAGCCTGGCAAACAGCTAGAGCACAGCTCCCAAGACTGTGTCGAAGATGTCGATTACATTGATCAGAAGAAGGTGGCTGAGGAATACTGTCCAGAGAgtctgctttccttctgcaaCTTTTTTATAACAATGGTGCAAGACAAAAAATGCTGA